The following proteins come from a genomic window of Malus domestica chromosome 02, GDT2T_hap1:
- the LOC114822226 gene encoding large ribosomal subunit protein uL1c-like isoform X1, whose product MATSTTPSSLMLTYASSYVHPQDLTPSLVSFQPEPLFKTLCLCPLALRPREIKPSKCANSEPQRVPAAALTAEAEVSEDVDENEEVKGGDGSVAVAVSSKPKKGKAALLLKRDRTRSKRFLEIQKLRETKKEYALQPAIALLKEMTNTKFVETAEAHFRLNIDPKYNDQQLRATVNLPQGNWTDSKWLFLLKRTFYSLKKLHAKKRKIVDRRASKSRMIRYNVYENTLNFMAPKTMAVSPMLPELNNLFGLNMQKPASVV is encoded by the exons ATGGCTACCAGCACCACACCCTCGTCCCTCATGCTAACGTACGCCTCCTCCTACGTGCACCCACAAGACCTCACTCCCTCCCTCGTCTCCTTCCAGCCAGAGCCCCTCTTCAAAACCCTCTGCCTTTGCCCGCTGGCTCTGAGGCCTCGCGAGATAAAACCAAGCAAATGTGCCAATTCCGAGCCTCAACGAGTGCCCGCGGCGGCTCTGACGGCGGAGGCAGAGGTATCTGAGGATGTGGATGAGAACGAAGAAGTGAAAGGAGGTGATGGGTCTGTTGCTGTTGCTGTTTCTTCAAAGCCCAAGAAAGGGAAGGCTGCATTGCTTTTGAAGAGAGACAGA ACAAGGTCCAAAAGATTCTTGGAAATTCAGAAATTGAGGGAAACCAAAAAAGAGTATGCGCTGCAGCCTGCCATTGCTTTACTGAAAGAAATGACAAATACGAAATTTGTAGAAACTGCTGAAGCCCATTTCCGCCTCAACATTGATCCAAAATATAATGACCAGCAGCTAAGAGCAACT GTAAACCTGCCCCAAGGGAACTGGACAGACTCAAAGTGGCTGTTCTTACTCAAG AGAACATTTTATTCTTTGAAAAAGTTGCATGctaagaagaggaagattgtTGATAGAAGAGCCTCTAAGAGTCGCATGATAAG GTACAATGTTTATGAGAACACATTAAATTTCATGGCTCCAAAGACCATGGCCGTTTCTCCTATGCTTCCTGAGCTCAATAATTTGTTCGGGTTGAATATGCAGAAACCAGCTTCCGTAGTGTAG
- the LOC114822226 gene encoding large ribosomal subunit protein uL1c-like isoform X3, translated as MATSTTPSSLMLTYASSYVHPQDLTPSLVSFQPEPLFKTLCLCPLALRPREIKPSKCANSEPQRVPAAALTAEAEVSEDVDENEEVKGGDGSVAVAVSSKPKKGKAALLLKRDRTRSKRFLEIQKLRETKKEYALQPAIALLKEMTNTKFVETAEAHFRLNIDPKYNDQQLRATVNLPQGNWTDSKWLFLLKRTFYSLKKLHAKKRKIVDRRASKSRMIRQKTS; from the exons ATGGCTACCAGCACCACACCCTCGTCCCTCATGCTAACGTACGCCTCCTCCTACGTGCACCCACAAGACCTCACTCCCTCCCTCGTCTCCTTCCAGCCAGAGCCCCTCTTCAAAACCCTCTGCCTTTGCCCGCTGGCTCTGAGGCCTCGCGAGATAAAACCAAGCAAATGTGCCAATTCCGAGCCTCAACGAGTGCCCGCGGCGGCTCTGACGGCGGAGGCAGAGGTATCTGAGGATGTGGATGAGAACGAAGAAGTGAAAGGAGGTGATGGGTCTGTTGCTGTTGCTGTTTCTTCAAAGCCCAAGAAAGGGAAGGCTGCATTGCTTTTGAAGAGAGACAGA ACAAGGTCCAAAAGATTCTTGGAAATTCAGAAATTGAGGGAAACCAAAAAAGAGTATGCGCTGCAGCCTGCCATTGCTTTACTGAAAGAAATGACAAATACGAAATTTGTAGAAACTGCTGAAGCCCATTTCCGCCTCAACATTGATCCAAAATATAATGACCAGCAGCTAAGAGCAACT GTAAACCTGCCCCAAGGGAACTGGACAGACTCAAAGTGGCTGTTCTTACTCAAG AGAACATTTTATTCTTTGAAAAAGTTGCATGctaagaagaggaagattgtTGATAGAAGAGCCTCTAAGAGTCGCATGATAAG GCAGAAAACGTCTTGA
- the LOC114822226 gene encoding large ribosomal subunit protein uL1c-like isoform X2 produces MATSTTPSSLMLTYASSYVHPQDLTPSLVSFQPEPLFKTLCLCPLALRPREIKPSKCANSEPQRVPAAALTAEAEVSEDVDENEEVKGGDGSVAVAVSSKPKKGKAALLLKRDRTRSKRFLEIQKLRETKKEYALQPAIALLKEMTNTKFVETAEAHFRLNIDPKYNDQQLRATVNLPQGNWTDSKWLFLLKRTFYSLKKLHAKKRKIVDRRASKSRMIRNQLP; encoded by the exons ATGGCTACCAGCACCACACCCTCGTCCCTCATGCTAACGTACGCCTCCTCCTACGTGCACCCACAAGACCTCACTCCCTCCCTCGTCTCCTTCCAGCCAGAGCCCCTCTTCAAAACCCTCTGCCTTTGCCCGCTGGCTCTGAGGCCTCGCGAGATAAAACCAAGCAAATGTGCCAATTCCGAGCCTCAACGAGTGCCCGCGGCGGCTCTGACGGCGGAGGCAGAGGTATCTGAGGATGTGGATGAGAACGAAGAAGTGAAAGGAGGTGATGGGTCTGTTGCTGTTGCTGTTTCTTCAAAGCCCAAGAAAGGGAAGGCTGCATTGCTTTTGAAGAGAGACAGA ACAAGGTCCAAAAGATTCTTGGAAATTCAGAAATTGAGGGAAACCAAAAAAGAGTATGCGCTGCAGCCTGCCATTGCTTTACTGAAAGAAATGACAAATACGAAATTTGTAGAAACTGCTGAAGCCCATTTCCGCCTCAACATTGATCCAAAATATAATGACCAGCAGCTAAGAGCAACT GTAAACCTGCCCCAAGGGAACTGGACAGACTCAAAGTGGCTGTTCTTACTCAAG AGAACATTTTATTCTTTGAAAAAGTTGCATGctaagaagaggaagattgtTGATAGAAGAGCCTCTAAGAGTCGCATGATAAG AAACCAGCTTCCGTAG